A region from the Rhodamnia argentea isolate NSW1041297 chromosome 7, ASM2092103v1, whole genome shotgun sequence genome encodes:
- the LOC115737791 gene encoding nuclear intron maturase 3, mitochondrial, with the protein MHLSFRRVASSNVRLPLIRRPTHRLNSTSSPPPDPTEPLTPPQLKTLVLSRYAKNGKFSGLVPHVVASPSVLLAACWNLAAPSHPDAAPLPPPSSLLELVSRRFSLSEMGREIAEGRFDVAACLVTMVPSRKKGESLVLPSLKLKVLIEALRMVLEVIYDERFATFAYGGRVGVGRHTAVRYLKTSVQNPSWWFTVKFDRKKFDCVHVSKLCKFIEEKIDDSFFIDLIRRLFECEAVIIELGGCYLGRGFPQESGLCAILINVYFNGLDKEIQDLRLRSNKENLKFESNENVSDSTSNVFYKPVKVYAVRYLDEMLFITSGSKIFTLDLKNNVVKYIEEKLELKVDRVRTAIHSPTMEKIEFLGMELQAVPPSVLHPPLSEKAIRARKKYLRQKEVKALEMKNARERNRKKLGLKILSHVFKKLKRSDGFKFDIQIENEVNEIFRTWADEVVQDFLGSLEEQYNWHRVLSAGNFLSLPRIRDQLPQELVFAYDKFQKQVDKHLSPVKAIKALREEERREEEDREQKYAEMTVHDLTRLCIRVDAPIELVRKAVKMAGFTNNMGRPRPIKLLIALDDADIVKWYAGVGKKWLNYFCCCHNFKMVKTVVTYHMRFSCILTLAEKHDSTKLEAIKHYSKDLKVLDACENEILYFPTEREVKMMGDRNLSDPKPVDGVLTLALIRLAFDCGPLHSCIAHFCDRTDVVFYRIRLLQNRLNVNPLNEEKWISGMGAIHESLNRKCLPVCPAHTDDLYMGKITLQNIDVSSFVDVDNL; encoded by the coding sequence ATGCATCTGAGCTTTCGAAGAGTTGCCTCCTCCAATGTCCGACTCCCACTGATCCGCCGCCCCACCCACAGGCTCAACTCCACTTCGTCCCCGCCCCCGGACCCCACAGAGCCGCTCACGCCGCCTCAGCTCAAGACCCTCGTTCTCAGCCGGTACGCCAAGAATGGCAAGTTCTCCGGCCTCGTCCCCCACGTCGTGGCTTCTCCCTCCGTCCTCCTCGCCGCCTGCTGGAACCTCGCTGCCCCGAGCCATCCCGACGCGGCTCCCTTGCCTCCGCCTTCTTCTCTCCTCGAGTTGGTGTCGAGGCGCTTCTCGCTCTCCGAAATGGGCCGCGAGATCGCCGAGGGCCGGTTCGATGTCGCGGCTTGCCTCGTCACCATGGTGCCCTCGAGAAAGAAAGGTGAGTCCCTGGTCCTGCCCAGCTTGAAACTGAAGGTCTTGATCGAGGCCCTTAGGATGGTTCTGGAGGTCATATATGATGAGAGGTTTGCGACTTTCGCTTACGGCGGACGGGTCGGCGTGGGGCGCCACACGGCTGTTCGGTACTTGAAGACCTCGGTGCAGAATCCCAGTTGGTGGTTCACTGTGAAATTCGACAGAAAGAAGTTTGATTGTGTTCATGTGAGCAAATTGTGTAAGTTCATTGAAGAGAAAATCGACGATTCTTTTTTCATCGATTTGATAAGGAGGCTGTTTGAGTGCGAAGCCGTGATCATCGAATTGGGCGGGTGTTATTTGGGGAGAGGGTTTCCGCAGGAGAGCGGCTTGTGTGCAATTTTGATTAACGTGTACTTCAACGGACTTGACAAGGAAATTCAGGATTTAAGGCTTCGATCGAATAAAGAGAATCTTAAGTTCGAGTCTAATGAGAATGTTTCAGATTCGACATCGAATGTGTTTTACAAGCCCGTGAAGGTGTACGCAGTTAGGTATTTGGACGAGATGCTGTTTATAACGTCAGGGTCAAAAATCTTTACTCTGGATTTGAAGAATAACGTCGTGAAGTATATAGAAGAGAAGTTGGAATTGAAGGTAGATAGAGTGAGAACTGCAATTCACAGCCCGACGATGGAAAAGATTGAGTTCTTAGGTATGGAACTTCAGGCAGTCCCGCCTTCTGTTTTGCATCCCCCATTGTCAGAAAAAGCCATTAGGGCTAGGAAGAAGTACCTGAGACAGAAGGAAGTGAAAGCTTTAGAAATGAAAAATGCTAGGGAGAGGAATAGGAAGAAACTGGGATTGAAGATTTTGAGTCATGTTTTCAAGAAGTTAAAACGGTCAGATGGGTTCAAATTTGATATTCAAATTGAGAATGAGGTCAATGAGATTTTCAGAACATGGGCCGATGAAGTGGTGCAAGACTTCTTAGGATCTCTGGAGGAGCAGTATAATTGGCATCGGGTGCTCTCTGctggaaattttctttctttaccaCGCATAAGAGACCAATTGCCGCAGGAACTTGTCTTTGCTTATGACAAGTTCCAAAAGCAAGTAGATAAGCACTTGTCTCCTGTCAAAGCTATTAAGGCATtgagggaagaagaaaggagagaagaagaggacAGAGAACAGAAGTATGCGGAGATGACAGTTCATGATTTGACAAGATTGTGTATTAGAGTTGATGCACCCATTGAACTTGTTCGAAAGGCAGTTAAAATGGCTGGATTTACAAACAACATGGGTCGTCCTAGACCGATCAAGCTACTCATTGCTCTAGATGATGCTGATATCGTCAAATGGTATGCAGGTGTAGGGAAGAAATGGCTCAACTATTTCTGTTGCTGCCACAACTTCAAGATGGTAAAAACAGTTGTAACTTATCACATGAGGTTCTCTTGCATTTTAACTTTAGCAGAGAAGCATGATTCGACCAAACTTGAAGCAATTAAGCATTACTCCAAGGATTTAAAAGTCTTAGATGCATgtgaaaatgaaattttgtaCTTTCCAACAGAAAGAGAGGTTAAGATGATGGGAGATAGAAACCTTTCAGATCCAAAGCCTGTTGATGGGGTTCTAACTTTGGCGCTGATTAGATTGGCTTTCGATTGCGGGCCACTTCATTCCTGTATTGCTCATTTCTGTGACCGTACCGATGTAGTTTTTTATCGGATCCGATTACTCCAAAACCGATTAAATGTAAACCCATTGAACGAGGAGAAGTGGATCTCGGGGATGGGTGCAATTCACGAGAGCTTGAATCGCAAATGCCTTCCCGTCTGTCCTGCCCATACAGATGATTTGTACATGGGAAAAATCACGCTTCAAAACATTGATGTTAGTTCATTTGTGGACGTGGATAATCTATGA
- the LOC115737813 gene encoding BRASSINOSTEROID INSENSITIVE 1-associated receptor kinase 1-like, giving the protein MVFKFTTIGLTEDADVSSLFSPPTPPPSTVCLPLSKTFTRAMAVAGRAAESASFGFTAPAVEVCCWRPKKSSSSDDSDSDLQLLRPQVQLRKFTYDELQVATGNFSEENVLGHGGFGKVYRGILLDGSLAAIKRCALFSGEAEVQKLAEVQVGSMARHRNLIQILGFCDSMEPQRPVKKRKARTEPVEWLLVYQLAANGSVASYLRECTAWQPALDWPTRMHIAVGVARGLSYLHEDCTLQIIHLDIKPSNILLDENFEPLIGDFGLAKFMNHKDWNQEIQKPKSAGASHQMAATEAVNNLQMAFSRAELYRTDKLCGTYCYMPPAYLMHGEFSAKNDVYAFGMVLLELVSGLPIFNLLQQINDLKRLKDILEQNELGCLIDPNLRRDYDENEAKKLVKLALFCIQSSPTKRPMMSEAVQILKGSCLDERWESEKEEIVVDIWQTCSQTCSQSCSTLTGIASHIDPEELSGPR; this is encoded by the coding sequence ATGGTTTTCAAATTTACCACCATTGGTCTCACCGAGGATGCCGATGTTTCCTCTCTGTTTTCGCCGCCTACTCCTCCGCCGTCCACTGTTTGCCTTCCACTCAGCAAGACCTTCACCAGAGCGATGGCGGTCGCGGGCAGAGCCGCTGAAAGCGCTTCTTTTGGGTTCACTGCCCCTGCCGTCGAGGTTTGTTGTTGGAGGCCGAAGAAATCCTCCTCCTCCGACGACTCAGACTCAGATCTCCAATTGCTTCGGCCACAGGTACAGCTTCGCAAATTTACTTACGACGAACTGCAAGTCGCGACTGGCAATTTCAGCGAAGAGAATGTTCTGGGCCATGGCGGGTTTGGTAAGGTCTACAGAGGAATTTTACTTGATGGATCCCTGGCGGCAATAAAAAGATGTGCCCTATTCTCCGGCGAAGCTGAAGTGCAGAAACTTGCTGAAGTACAGGTCGGGAGTATGGCCAGGCACCGGAATCTGATCCAAATACTCGGCTTCTGTGATTCGATGGAACCGCAAAGACCTgtcaagaaaagaaaggcaagAACAGAACCGGTAGAGTGGCTGCTGGTATATCAATTGGCGGCCAACGGAAGTGTGGCTTCCTATTTGAGGGAGTGCACTGCATGGCAACCCGCTCTCGATTGGCCTACCCGGATGCACATTGCCGTAGGAGTAGCGAGAGGGCTCTCGTATCTTCACGAGGATTGCACTCTTCAGATCATTCACCTCGATATAAAGCCTTCAAACATTTTGTTGGATGAGAACTTCGAACCTCTCATTGGGGACTTTGGCTTggcaaaattcatgaatcacaaAGATTGGAACCAGGAGATCCAGAAGCCAAAAAGCGCCGGGGCATCACACCAGATGGCTGCGACGGAAGCAGTGAACAACCTTCAGATGGCCTTTTCCAGAGCAGAGTTATATCGTACCGATAAACTATGTGGTACGTATTGTTATATGCCTCCGGCGTACTTGATGCATGGAGAATTCTCGGCAAAGAATGATGTCTATGCATTCGGGATGGTGCTCCTTGAGCTCGTCTCTGGCTTGCCGATTTTCAATTTGTTGCAGCAAATCAATGATCTTAAGCGGTTGAAAGATATCCTGGAACAAAATGAGTTGGGATGTCTGATCGATCCCAACTTGAGAAGAGACTACGATGAGAATGAGGCTAAGAAATTAGTCAAACTGGCTCTCTTCTGCATCCAATCTTCACCAACAAAACGACCCATGATGTCGGAGGCGGTCCAAATTCTCAAAGGAAGCTGCTTAGATGAAAGATGGGAGAGTGAAAAGGAGGAGATAGTAGTTGATATCTGGCAAACTTGTTCGCAAACTTGTTCACAATCTTGCAGCACCCTCACTGGCATCGCATCTCATATTGATCCAGAGGAGCTATCAGGACCGAGATGA